In Vitis vinifera cultivar Pinot Noir 40024 chromosome 4, ASM3070453v1, the genomic window gaactacataaaatataaatatcataaagctcggaagagaaaaaaattctttgaaaatagaataaaaatgtgttttgacattgattttaaaaaatattttcatttttttagtatcttgaaaatattaaaagtaattcCAAAAATCACATTATCAAATGAACAGtaagtaatttaaaataaaattacttttaaaaagttaCCTTTCGTATGCTTTTCAAAATTGTGCCAAGACGccaaaatgaaatttttttttgcccaTTTGCCTCACCAAACACATTAGGTGTAAAGGCGGTGAAAGTGATTTCAAGGGATAAAATCCACAAGGCGGCTTATAACCCATtaaagatttgtttttttttttttttttaattttagttaaaaattgaaatagaatgaaaatcaaaatttttgaaaacaatatccgtacaataaagttttattaaatataaattaaattcgtgaaaattaatttttcatgcttttcttaagaaatttttttcaaaagggaATGGAAAATATCGTTAAACTAAAAGGAAGATAATAACCACCCACAAGCAAAACcaaacgagagagagagagaagcaaGCTTGAAACTGCCTAAgagcaaaacaaaacaaaagcaagctgagagagagagagagagagcaaaacAAAACCAGGCTTGAAACTGCCTAAGAACTAAACAAAAGCAAGCTTGAAACTGCCTAACCTTAAATAACTTAAATCACATAGTTGCAGTATCCAAAAACTTGGTACTGCTAAATGGAGATGAGTATTCATCATCAAATCTACAtctctttttaattattattattgggtaTTATCCCATATTTTATACCCATGGaccaaaaacaagaaaaggagACTTCATGCAGCATGAAACCCACAAATATTAATACACAGGTGATATCTATATGACTCCATTTCAGAAgagtttttttgggtgggtCATTACCTCTGTGAAAATACTCAAAGCTTCTTCCATGCTCCTTGTGTTCATCACATACAGCGCCGCCTCCTGTACCCAAATCATGATCAATCATATGATTCGAAttcccaagaaaaaaagaaaaaaaaaaaagatgaattaGTTCAAATACTAGCTAGCATAACGTACCCTTGCAAACTGGAGCTGATTGATAGTAAGAGTCATGGGCTCAGTCTCTATGGACGTTTGCCTCTCCATACCCATCACTGCGACTCCCCGTTTTTTCTCTCAGACTAGAACACACGGAAAGAGAAAGAGGCCTTCGAAATCCAATATATGCATGCACGGTGGAGGGTCTATAAATAGAGAAGGAAAATCAGAGGCTAGGGTTGGCCATCGCACCACGTCTGGTAACGTGGCAAGCTCCAACCGTCTAGGTTCTCTCAACGTGGCTTCGTTTGGTGCGATCAAGCACGTGGCACATGTTTATGGTGTGTCTCAGGTGAGGACTCTCTAGTGTTTCGACATGTCACGTGGAGATCCCTAAATGGAtatttgcaatttttatttttgatcttTGCTTTCTCTAAGAGAAATTACGTGTTTGTGTGTGATACTCCAACCAATGGGAGATGGCCAAGTGTTGGGTGGCTAAGGACGGTGAACCACACGGCCCACGCCCCAATTGTTGGTGGGGGTGGGGCGTGCCGCCCACTCCATCGGCCATGAGACAAGTTGATGGGTTTTCCAAATATGAATTCTTTATCTCCTCTGGTTTTGGACTCGAACATTGTCTTGGCTCAAGATAACTATCTTGTATTTGAGGTGTACATCATTCtactccttttttattttaagcagaaaataatttgttgaaaGGGAAGTTTTGttgtcttttcattttttatgctCTTTAACGTCTATTCTTGTCTTAATTATACGTTATCTTTATGCAAGGTTGAGACATATCTTCTTACATGAGATGTTGTTGTCGATAGACACAAACGAGCAATATTGGTCTATTTGCTTTTTCTTATgttaatttaagatttttaaatctattgaaaatatctaggtgatatttatttatttttttgttaaataaaaaaaattcaaaatatttgacttttctgttacattaaaaataatctatcTCGAAtctattgataataagtttactttaattatattggttgatattaacatattacttttaattaaatataaaaagttaaatgttttgacttttttcttttttgtttaacataaacaaacaccaccttattTTATTAGTCTAAAGGAATCTTCTTAAATTCTAAGATTTTGAATATAAAGTGTGTAAGTGTATTCATTGATacaaaaaactaatataataaCAGATCATATCTATGCTTTATACTTTATGCGTATTAAAAGCGTCCAAAAAATGGGTTAATATTGAAGTTTTAGGACCGATGGTGCTTGAAGAAGTAGTTCACAAATTTATGCATAAATTTTAAACCCTAAACTTGATTTTCTTAGGCAacaaaattgattaatttgatttaatcaatttattcTTTTGAACAATCTTAGAGATGAATGATAAtccaaataaatcaataatcaGTTAATTTACACATGACATTAGATATAATTGAAAAAACACTGATAAAGATTATTGTCAACCTCAATAATGTAAAAACTATGGATCTATCGagtgtaaaaatattaaaatcttcTTCTATTCTAAGATTTTGAATAACATGTTTGTAATTGTATTCTTGATTTTGGAAATGGTCTAGAGAGATTGAAGAgataatcataaatttaatccCGAATTTTAGACCctaaatttgagttttttagACCACAAATTTGACTAATCTAAGTTTCTTA contains:
- the LOC100266089 gene encoding uncharacterized protein LOC100266089; its protein translation is MGMERQTSIETEPMTLTINQLQFAREAALYVMNTRSMEEALSIFTEGLEPVHSVLKRNGDSMMNLGEEFDREAKYLPTSNSRDIVSAPF